The following coding sequences lie in one Psychrobacter arenosus genomic window:
- a CDS encoding FimV/HubP family polar landmark protein, which produces MNNLIYIVIGLAIVLILAFVLLRSKNTTPPARKPAAVTPPRPTHDRASPAAPAAAAAPNYQDRLTTAQRFIDQQRYDDAINELKQGLVSHPHNKDLTLKLLNIYALTNRNEPFSDLYQSIQMHGDAATLSAANNIKSLLDEEQASSRPAIIDDSASNGIEEGLDFNFSEVNAVENAPVAVQDSVNTEELLELDAAEPEDEPLSFDDLESQLLADDGQITQPEPKVASTPVTSLAMEEGLDFDFGEAETATDSLSLETAEPAQPVEDSGFNLDDSDFSLAVDEPQSTETQTEATTTPADDNVFSLEEDFDFSDSTNTDSNAASNDTEASVPKDFLELDDLVAEDTSETLNTELADAAAATQTIELDAGDLEFNELSFADIENNELGNNDEFSFAIDETETAPTETTAPVTVDATSTSELNNESFATDSLDIESSDIEGFALEESAPTETLATVTDAEPEVLETTEATQSIDMPVSVSDESQFAADFDYVNELDSVQVTIDLAAQYLELGEYESAKRLLKEVANQGTTEQQAQIESLLAKAA; this is translated from the coding sequence ATGAACAACCTTATTTATATAGTGATCGGCTTGGCTATTGTGCTTATTCTAGCCTTCGTATTATTACGCAGCAAGAATACGACTCCGCCAGCGCGCAAGCCTGCTGCGGTTACGCCTCCAAGACCAACGCATGACCGAGCCAGTCCAGCTGCACCGGCCGCCGCTGCTGCGCCAAACTATCAAGACCGCTTGACCACTGCTCAACGCTTTATCGATCAACAGCGTTATGATGACGCTATCAATGAGTTAAAGCAGGGGCTAGTCAGTCATCCTCATAATAAAGACCTTACGCTTAAACTGTTAAACATCTATGCACTAACGAATCGTAATGAACCGTTTAGCGATTTATATCAATCGATTCAAATGCATGGTGATGCGGCAACTTTATCAGCAGCTAATAATATCAAGTCCCTATTAGATGAGGAACAAGCTTCAAGTCGACCTGCTATTATTGATGACTCTGCGTCTAATGGCATTGAGGAGGGTTTAGACTTTAATTTCTCAGAAGTTAATGCCGTTGAGAATGCCCCTGTTGCTGTGCAAGACAGTGTTAACACCGAAGAACTTTTAGAGCTGGATGCTGCTGAGCCCGAAGACGAGCCTTTATCTTTTGACGATCTCGAAAGCCAACTATTAGCGGATGATGGGCAAATTACTCAACCAGAACCAAAGGTTGCAAGTACTCCTGTCACTTCTCTGGCTATGGAAGAAGGGCTAGACTTTGACTTTGGTGAAGCAGAAACTGCTACAGACAGCTTATCTTTAGAGACCGCTGAGCCTGCGCAACCTGTGGAAGATAGTGGCTTTAATTTAGATGACAGTGACTTTAGTTTAGCTGTAGATGAGCCGCAAAGTACAGAAACACAGACTGAAGCAACCACTACTCCAGCTGACGATAATGTGTTTAGTTTAGAAGAAGACTTTGACTTCTCTGACAGCACAAATACAGACAGCAATGCTGCTTCAAACGATACTGAAGCATCAGTACCTAAAGACTTCTTAGAGCTGGATGATTTAGTAGCAGAAGACACATCAGAAACACTAAATACAGAGTTAGCTGATGCTGCCGCCGCTACACAAACGATCGAGCTTGATGCAGGTGATTTAGAGTTTAATGAGCTAAGCTTTGCAGATATTGAAAATAACGAATTAGGCAACAATGACGAGTTTTCTTTCGCTATCGATGAGACTGAAACTGCACCAACAGAAACGACTGCCCCCGTTACTGTAGATGCTACCTCCACTTCAGAGCTGAATAACGAAAGTTTTGCTACAGATAGCTTAGATATAGAAAGCTCTGATATAGAAGGCTTTGCGCTAGAGGAGTCAGCGCCTACTGAAACCCTAGCTACCGTTACAGACGCAGAACCAGAGGTTTTAGAGACCACAGAAGCGACACAGTCTATCGATATGCCAGTCAGTGTTAGCGATGAGAGTCAGTTCGCCGCCGATTTTGACTACGTGAATGAGTTAGACAGCGTGCAAGTCACTATTGATTTAGCAGCGCAGTATCTAGAGCTAGGCGAGTATGAAAGTGCTAAACGTCTACTGAAAGAAGTTGCCAACCAAGGGACTACTGAGCAGCAAGCGCAAATAGAGTCTTTATTGGCGAAAGCGGCTTAA